Proteins co-encoded in one Novosphingobium sp. PP1Y genomic window:
- a CDS encoding vitamin K epoxide reductase family protein codes for MHEEHARRGDLTFAGQALEYTCPMHPEIVRSEPGTCPECGMTLLPVGTKMEHAGEHGDMMVKDHRKMLWPHYLNLMLGLWLLTSPFTLGYLSDFAPNANQLRVMAERGLPSFELRNLAMTWGDIVSGVLVIVFSGLSADSWRRNAWAQWANAFVGGWLLFAPLVFWTPLAAAYANDTLVGGLIIAFSVLVPMMPGMSMEGMMGKPDIPPGWAYTPSSWLQRAPIAALAVIGFLIARVLGAFQLGHIDAVWEPFFAGSGAMKGVMNGTETIITSDVSKAWPIPDGGLGALVYMLELVMTWMGGKDRWRTMPWMVLGLTFLIVPLGVVSIYFIIIQPIAIGTWCTLCLIAALAMTIMIPYQLDEFVAMGQFLLWARRKGKPFWRTFWMGGAMEGGNEDMSLGLQGTTQEMIGEAGRGTSFPWMLVVSVAIGISLMFTRLTLGNSGAMADSDHLFGSLVVVFSIMAFAEVARPVRFINVLFGAWLIAAPWLLEGGGSALAAWNGVIMGTLLIVFAIPRGPVHDSYAGWDRYVI; via the coding sequence ATGCATGAGGAGCACGCCCGACGCGGCGACTTGACGTTTGCCGGGCAGGCACTTGAGTACACCTGTCCGATGCATCCCGAAATCGTGCGGTCCGAGCCGGGCACCTGCCCAGAATGCGGTATGACACTGCTGCCGGTCGGTACCAAAATGGAGCACGCGGGTGAGCACGGCGACATGATGGTCAAAGACCATCGAAAGATGTTGTGGCCGCACTACCTCAATTTGATGCTTGGTCTCTGGCTGCTGACCAGTCCCTTCACTCTTGGCTATCTGAGCGACTTCGCGCCCAACGCCAACCAATTGCGCGTCATGGCCGAGCGCGGGCTGCCGTCTTTCGAGCTGCGTAACCTGGCGATGACCTGGGGCGACATCGTCAGCGGCGTACTGGTAATCGTCTTCAGCGGATTGTCCGCTGATTCGTGGCGCCGTAACGCTTGGGCGCAATGGGCCAACGCCTTCGTCGGCGGCTGGTTGTTGTTCGCGCCGCTCGTGTTTTGGACGCCTCTGGCTGCGGCTTACGCCAACGACACGCTGGTCGGCGGCCTGATCATCGCGTTTTCGGTGCTGGTCCCGATGATGCCGGGCATGAGTATGGAGGGAATGATGGGCAAGCCCGACATTCCGCCGGGCTGGGCCTACACGCCATCGAGTTGGTTGCAGCGCGCACCGATCGCCGCGCTCGCGGTTATCGGGTTCCTGATTGCGCGCGTGCTCGGGGCATTTCAGCTCGGCCACATCGATGCGGTGTGGGAGCCTTTCTTCGCTGGTAGTGGCGCAATGAAGGGCGTGATGAATGGCACCGAAACAATCATTACCTCAGACGTATCCAAAGCGTGGCCCATTCCCGATGGCGGTCTTGGGGCCCTCGTCTACATGCTTGAGCTCGTGATGACCTGGATGGGCGGCAAGGACCGCTGGCGCACCATGCCATGGATGGTGCTTGGACTCACTTTCTTGATCGTCCCGCTTGGCGTCGTAAGCATCTATTTCATCATTATCCAGCCGATAGCGATCGGCACTTGGTGCACGCTCTGCCTGATCGCGGCGCTCGCGATGACGATAATGATCCCCTACCAACTGGATGAATTCGTGGCGATGGGCCAGTTCCTGCTCTGGGCGCGCCGGAAGGGCAAACCATTTTGGCGCACTTTCTGGATGGGCGGCGCGATGGAGGGCGGCAATGAAGACATGTCCCTAGGCCTCCAGGGAACGACGCAGGAGATGATCGGGGAAGCAGGGCGGGGCACGAGCTTCCCCTGGATGCTCGTCGTAAGCGTAGCGATCGGCATTTCGCTCATGTTCACGCGGCTCACTCTCGGTAACTCAGGCGCTATGGCCGACAGTGATCATCTGTTCGGCTCACTGGTGGTCGTGTTCTCGATCATGGCTTTCGCCGAAGTGGCGCGCCCAGTTCGTTTTATCAATGTCCTGTTCGGTGCCTGGCTTATTGCCGCACCATGGTTACTTGAGGGCGGCGGTTCTGCGCTTGCTGCTTGGAACGGCGTCATCATGGGCACTCTGCTCATCGTGTTCGCGATACCACGTGGGCCAGTCCATGATTCTTATGCGGGCTGGGACCGATATGTCATTTAA
- a CDS encoding NAD-dependent epimerase/dehydratase family protein, with translation MNWGRNRRGVITMSPEKAIVLVTGSNGRIGTAVMERLTGRFSDVVGFDREAATPPPADCVSIPVDISSDGSVREGLRILREHHGTHIAAVVHLAAYYDFIGKPSPRYDEVTVNGTGHLLRGLREGFMVERFIFSSTMLVHQPGEPGQFITEDWPLGPTWAYPESKVRTEALIRGERGDIPAAILRLAGVYDDVCHSPPLAHQIQRIYEQQLASHLYSGETSHGQAFVHLEDVVDAIERTVDRRSQLPPDAVILIGEPETLSYDELQHTFMRLIHGKSSETQSVPGLIAKVGAWVQDHIPGEDPFIKPWMIDRANDHYALDITRARELLDWQPRHSLRKTMPKMIAALAADPVGWYREHGLEPPASLRAEVARGAPEAPEAVDAGACQVHVCPMHPAVCQSSPGSCPKCGEALEPSSAPSQGAEYTCPMHPEIVRLEPGRCPKCGMPLELLKVPEDRYA, from the coding sequence GTGAACTGGGGCAGGAATCGCCGCGGAGTCATCACCATGAGTCCAGAAAAAGCAATTGTTTTGGTCACCGGCAGCAATGGCCGCATCGGCACTGCGGTCATGGAACGTCTGACCGGACGCTTTAGCGACGTCGTGGGGTTCGACCGCGAGGCGGCCACTCCACCTCCAGCCGACTGCGTGAGCATACCGGTCGACATTTCTTCCGATGGAAGCGTACGAGAGGGACTACGCATCCTGCGTGAGCACCACGGGACGCATATTGCCGCTGTAGTCCATCTCGCTGCTTACTACGATTTCATAGGCAAACCGAGCCCGAGATATGACGAAGTCACGGTCAACGGGACCGGACATCTACTGCGCGGGCTGCGCGAGGGCTTCATGGTGGAACGGTTCATCTTCTCCAGCACCATGCTCGTGCACCAGCCGGGCGAACCGGGACAGTTCATCACCGAGGACTGGCCGTTGGGGCCGACCTGGGCCTACCCGGAATCGAAGGTCCGGACCGAGGCGCTGATTCGCGGAGAGCGGGGCGATATTCCCGCCGCAATCCTGCGCCTCGCCGGTGTCTATGATGATGTCTGCCATTCCCCGCCGCTCGCGCATCAGATACAGCGCATTTACGAGCAGCAGCTCGCCAGCCATTTGTATTCTGGCGAGACCTCGCATGGCCAGGCCTTTGTCCACCTTGAGGACGTCGTCGACGCCATCGAGCGCACCGTCGATCGGCGCTCTCAGCTGCCGCCGGACGCAGTGATCCTGATTGGCGAGCCAGAGACATTGAGCTACGATGAGCTGCAGCACACGTTCATGCGACTGATTCACGGCAAGTCCTCGGAGACGCAGAGCGTCCCCGGGCTGATCGCCAAGGTGGGCGCATGGGTTCAGGACCACATTCCTGGCGAGGATCCGTTCATCAAACCGTGGATGATCGACCGGGCCAACGACCACTACGCCCTCGATATCACGCGCGCACGCGAGTTGCTCGATTGGCAACCGCGCCATTCGCTGCGCAAGACAATGCCCAAGATGATCGCGGCGCTGGCAGCCGATCCCGTTGGCTGGTACCGAGAGCACGGCTTGGAACCGCCAGCCTCTCTGAGGGCGGAGGTGGCCCGAGGCGCACCGGAAGCACCCGAGGCCGTCGACGCTGGGGCCTGTCAAGTGCATGTCTGCCCGATGCATCCTGCTGTCTGCCAATCTTCCCCCGGAAGCTGTCCGAAATGCGGGGAAGCGCTGGAACCGTCTAGCGCGCCCTCGCAAGGAGCCGAGTACACTTGTCCGATGCATCCCGAGATCGTGCGCCTGGAGCCTGGCCGCTGTCCCAAGTGCGGAATGCCACTTGAGTTGCTCAAGGTACCGGAAGATCGTTATGCATGA
- a CDS encoding IS256 family transposase, with protein sequence MTDDRMALVELIEQGADSDLVREMLAFAAERMMDMEIEARTGAPAGSRSPVRLNHRNGYRERGWDTRAGRIDLAIPKLRKGSYFPSFLEPRRTAEKALAAVIQEAYVHGVSTRSVDDLVKAMGASGVSKSQVSRLVAEIDERVNAFLARPIEGEWPYLWIDATYLKVREGGRIVSTAAIIAVGVNTDGRREVLGVATGPSEAEPFWKSFLRSLADRGLRGVKLVIADDHKGLRAAASKVFAASQQRCRVHWMRNALAHAAPKQRPAVIAMIKTIFAQETAEAAHQQWEQVAEALREKFPKLANMMDASREDVLAYMAFPKEHWAQIASTNPLERVNKEIKRRADVIGIFPNDAAVIRLVGALMLEQNDEWAVSRRYMTLETLGSVSHNPMVSLPALAA encoded by the coding sequence ATGACCGACGACAGAATGGCCCTTGTTGAGCTGATTGAGCAAGGGGCTGACAGCGATTTGGTGCGCGAGATGCTGGCTTTTGCCGCCGAGCGCATGATGGATATGGAGATCGAGGCGAGAACCGGCGCACCCGCCGGCAGCCGCAGCCCGGTTCGGCTCAACCACCGCAATGGCTACCGCGAACGGGGCTGGGACACCCGCGCTGGCCGGATCGACCTGGCGATCCCGAAGCTGCGCAAGGGCAGCTACTTTCCGAGCTTCCTGGAGCCGCGCCGTACCGCTGAGAAGGCCTTGGCGGCGGTGATTCAGGAAGCCTACGTCCACGGCGTCTCGACGCGCTCGGTTGATGATCTGGTCAAGGCGATGGGCGCCAGTGGGGTGTCGAAGAGCCAGGTCAGCCGCCTGGTTGCCGAGATCGACGAGCGGGTGAACGCCTTCCTGGCGCGGCCGATCGAGGGCGAGTGGCCCTACCTGTGGATCGACGCCACCTACCTCAAGGTACGCGAAGGCGGGCGTATCGTGTCCACGGCGGCGATAATCGCTGTCGGGGTCAACACCGATGGCCGGCGCGAGGTGCTGGGCGTCGCCACCGGCCCCTCGGAGGCCGAGCCCTTCTGGAAGAGCTTCCTGCGTTCGCTGGCGGATCGGGGGCTGCGCGGGGTGAAGCTGGTCATTGCCGACGACCACAAGGGCCTGCGCGCCGCCGCCAGCAAGGTGTTCGCCGCGAGCCAGCAACGCTGCCGCGTACACTGGATGCGCAACGCGCTGGCCCATGCCGCACCGAAGCAGCGACCCGCCGTCATCGCCATGATTAAGACCATCTTCGCGCAGGAGACCGCCGAAGCGGCTCACCAGCAGTGGGAACAGGTCGCCGAAGCCCTGCGCGAAAAGTTCCCCAAGCTCGCCAACATGATGGATGCATCGCGCGAGGACGTGCTCGCCTACATGGCCTTCCCCAAGGAGCACTGGGCGCAGATCGCGTCGACCAACCCACTGGAAAGAGTGAACAAGGAGATCAAGCGGAGAGCCGACGTCATCGGCATCTTCCCGAATGACGCTGCCGTCATCCGCCTCGTCGGAGCCCTCATGCTGGAGCAGAATGACGAGTGGGCAGTATCGCGTCGTTACATGACGCTGGAAACGCTCGGCTCGGTAAGCCATAATCCAATGGTCAGCCTGCCAGCATTGGCTGCCTGA
- a CDS encoding isoprenylcysteine carboxylmethyltransferase family protein — protein sequence MATLSGKPSYTTPGDTTLVRFFHLDRSHLNANLWSTLLGMGETGMMISMIFGYALLFVGIGLFIQGWRELYRAHENRRLATTGLYSFVRHPQYSGLFIGLFGEGVVHWPTVFSIVLFPIIVITYTLLSLREEQRMLDQFGEQYRVYRARVPMFFPGRRQWRQFIARSQSE from the coding sequence GTGGCCACCCTCTCAGGAAAACCTTCCTACACCACCCCAGGGGACACGACCCTTGTTCGCTTCTTTCATCTGGACCGTAGTCACCTGAACGCCAATTTATGGTCTACGCTTCTTGGTATGGGCGAGACCGGCATGATGATCTCCATGATATTTGGATATGCACTACTTTTCGTTGGTATAGGCCTGTTCATTCAGGGATGGCGGGAGCTCTATCGGGCGCACGAGAATCGGAGGCTTGCGACGACCGGTCTGTACAGTTTTGTCAGGCACCCCCAATATAGCGGATTATTCATAGGCCTATTCGGAGAAGGTGTTGTACATTGGCCTACGGTCTTTTCTATTGTGCTGTTTCCTATCATTGTCATCACTTACACGCTGCTTTCCCTTCGTGAAGAGCAGCGCATGCTTGACCAGTTTGGGGAGCAGTATCGCGTATACAGGGCGCGGGTCCCGATGTTCTTCCCTGGTCGTCGCCAGTGGCGACAGTTCATTGCTCGATCACAGTCAGAATGA
- a CDS encoding universal stress protein, translated as MPHFQTNGSSGRAPIRAFFPDSLPPMRRAEKQRSEILACLDDDPNCHVVARHALALAAIFGLPVTFAHVSESKRNAELPADPLDWRLHLNECGERLDRIITEVRGPEMDIGRLLLTGSPAQQLNGWAQDHAGALLALATRSYETEGSTGLGSTVQKILDRALASLLLIPGEADGAEMVAYRRLVLPLDGSPQAESVLPVAESIARALGAELILTHVVAKAETINHGLPHAGSGELCSRLKDHNEARARSYLERLRTRLLNEGLAVRAVVESDGDPRNRLRRLAIQHDADLLVVSSHGHSNLSDVACGSVTEYLAKHAPCPVLIIRPNFHIDAAERTLEGPSLAPSGRSQLAQ; from the coding sequence ATGCCACATTTCCAAACCAATGGCAGCTCAGGCCGCGCACCGATCCGAGCCTTCTTTCCCGATAGTTTGCCACCCATGAGAAGGGCTGAGAAACAGCGTTCCGAGATTCTGGCCTGCCTCGACGATGATCCAAACTGCCACGTCGTTGCCCGACATGCGCTGGCGCTGGCGGCCATCTTCGGTTTGCCGGTAACATTTGCGCACGTTTCAGAATCGAAGCGCAACGCCGAATTGCCTGCCGATCCTCTTGATTGGCGCCTTCACCTGAACGAATGCGGCGAGCGGCTTGACCGGATCATCACTGAGGTACGCGGCCCGGAGATGGACATCGGCCGGTTGCTGCTAACCGGGTCCCCCGCACAGCAGCTCAACGGCTGGGCGCAGGACCATGCCGGGGCACTGCTCGCATTGGCGACGCGCAGCTATGAGACAGAGGGCTCCACGGGACTGGGTAGCACCGTGCAGAAAATTCTCGATCGGGCCTTGGCTTCGCTGCTGCTGATTCCCGGCGAGGCGGATGGCGCCGAGATGGTAGCCTATCGAAGGCTGGTCCTTCCGCTCGATGGTTCTCCGCAAGCGGAAAGCGTGCTGCCGGTCGCCGAAAGCATAGCGCGCGCGCTAGGAGCCGAACTGATCCTGACCCATGTCGTTGCCAAAGCCGAAACCATCAACCATGGTCTGCCTCATGCGGGTTCTGGCGAGCTATGCAGCAGGCTCAAGGATCATAATGAGGCGCGTGCGCGCAGCTATCTGGAAAGACTGCGGACACGGCTCTTGAACGAAGGCCTTGCCGTCCGGGCCGTCGTGGAATCAGATGGTGATCCCCGTAATCGGCTGCGTCGTCTTGCCATTCAGCACGATGCGGACCTGCTCGTCGTCTCATCGCATGGCCACAGCAACCTCAGCGATGTCGCATGCGGCAGTGTCACTGAATATCTCGCGAAACACGCTCCGTGCCCGGTGCTGATCATTCGCCCAAATTTCCATATAGACGCGGCAGAACGTACTCTTGAAGGCCCGAGTCTCGCGCCTTCGGGACGCAGTCAACTCGCGCAATAG